A single Nicotiana tabacum cultivar K326 chromosome 5, ASM71507v2, whole genome shotgun sequence DNA region contains:
- the LOC107824955 gene encoding uncharacterized protein LOC107824955 yields the protein MSGWKSLSIKKLYNTMRGEFQKVTWRILTCNNVGAPKRIFVLNLAIQKRLLTRDRLNNWGITDVLSCPMYNEENETMDHLFFSCVVSKEVWGKVLKWQGISRTALDWQKDIEWAERNAKDRNVDAQLYRVTLACVVYHIWRERNMRVFQGQQQQNEVLVRHIIQEVTSRGLMKNRPVKKLETLNFYP from the coding sequence ATGTCTGGATGGAAGTCCCTATCGATTAAAAAACTATACAATACCATGAGAGGAGAATTCCAGAAAGTGACTTGGAGAATATTAACTTGCAATAATGTAGGAGCTCCAAAACGGATATTTGTGCTAAACTTGGCGATACAGAAACGACTGCTCACAAGAGACAGATTGAACAACTGGGGGATAACTGATGTTTTGAGCTGTCCTATGTACAATGAAGAAAATGAGACAATGGATCATTTGTTCTTTAGCTGTGTGGTATCTAAAGAGGTCTGGGGAAAGGTTCTGAAATGGCAAGGCATTTCGAGAACTGCCTTAGACTGGCAAAAGGATATTGAATGGGCAGAAAGAAATGCAAAGGATAGAAATGTAGATGCGCAATTGTATAGAGTAACGCTGGCTTGTGTGGTATATCATATATGGAGGGAAAGGAACATGCGAGTCTTTCAAGGGCAACAACAACAGAATGAAGTGCTAGTTAGGCATATTATTCAAGAGGTGACAAGTAGAGGGCTGATGAAGAATAGACCAGTAAAGAAGCTTGAAACATTAAATTTTTATCCATAG